The following nucleotide sequence is from Salvia miltiorrhiza cultivar Shanhuang (shh) chromosome 7, IMPLAD_Smil_shh, whole genome shotgun sequence.
ATCTCAAATTCAACTTTACCTCCTTCGCCAATTCAGCTCTTCCTCGAGCTTACGGCATCTTCTCCGCCAATCATTCAGCACTCTTGTTTTTGTTGGGCAATGCAAAAAGCCCACCCAAAAATGCGGGCCGGCCCGCtataaattttcatatttacTTGGCCCGAGTTGCTGTTCCTGTTTTCCACCACTCCAATCGGCTCTCCTCCATTGAAACACTAGCGCCGACCCTCCCTTCACTCTTCCACCCatcgcgccgccgccgccgccgtttcCATCGTCCCTCTCCACCGCCGTGATACCCatcgcgccgccgccgccgccgtttcCATCGATGAAATTGAAATTGGCTCTGTATCTGGAGGACGAGGAGATTCCGTACTCCGAAGACTCTTCTGTATGGTCGGCGCCGCCGGTGGTGGTCTTCCCATGGTCAATCCCATTCACTTCTACACATGATTTTTTAGGCATAGAacacaaaaaaatttaacaaATTGAACCCACCCTAACATCATCTTTCTCTATCTCTTGGCAGTGATGATTCTGAAGATGGTGGTGTAACTCTTGGGATGCAATGCCACCAACTGATGGATAAAGCCGGATTAGCTGAAGGTGCGGTCTATGAGCTAACAAATGAGCTTCGACTTAGTATCACGGTATGAAGAAGTTCATCTAGAATTGCTGTTCATCTAGAATTGCTAGTCCAACTTATGTTGGACATTTTAAGTTTTGAACAGTTTATGATTtagcatttatttatttatttgtggtAGCAACTTTTTAAGGTCATCGTTGCCTTGATAACAGGATGCAGTGAGATCCAAAATCTCATCTTTGGAGATCGAGCTGCTGAATGAAAATGAACAATTTTGCTCAGTGACAACTGAAATTGAGAAATACACAGAACTACAGCAGGAGAGGGAGACAAAATTAGACTTGCAGTATCAACGCACAATGTaagttatttaattttgtgtCTCAAATCTCAATTGCTGATAGAATTGAGATGTGGGCTCTTGTTGATTCCATGATTCCATCCATTCTGAGAGTTCTGTAACATTCTTGCAAAATGTGATGTCTATTTTCCTCAATGTTGTTAACGTCTCTCTGGCCTTAACTATTACAGTGCACAAGCCCTGGATAATTACTTGGGATCTGTACAGAGGGATTATGAGTACATTTCCCAAGTAGAAGAAAGAAGAATTAGAGATGATATtgctcaaagaaaagaaaaggcaaTCCAGGAAGAAAAGATACGGCAAGATAGGATCAAAGCACAAGAGGAGGTCTGTCTTTGTTCACGTTATCTGGTTCATCTTTATGTTTTTGTCACAACACATTGATATCACGCTTTCCATCCTTTGCTACTTACATTATGTGTTTTCTAGCTTTAACAAAGTTGTATTGCATAAAAGCAGGCCAAACTAAAATTTGAAATGGCTGAGATAGCTAAAGTAGGGGCTCTAGAGGCTGAGAAGAAAGCTGCTGAAGAGGCTGCAGCCAAACTCGCTTCTGAAAGCTTAGACACTGCTCCTAATGCAGGGAAAGATTCCAAGGAAGCCCCCAGGCCCTCAGGTTCTCTTTACTTTCTGCAAAAAAGAATACATTATTTGCTGATTGATTCTCATGTTGTGTTGACTTGTCTTTGGCAGTAAGAAACATAATTAGAGCTTCAGAAAATGCTCTTGAATTGGAAAAGAGGAGGCAGCAAATTTATGAAGAATTGTCTACAAAAAACAAGGCCCTAAATCAGGTATATCATTATAAACATTTGATTTTAAGTTGAAACTGCAGCCTCTGCTTTAAAAGTTATCAAAACTGCCGGTCAACTGATATACAAAATAAGTTAACAGATGATTTATGAGCAGATGATTTTTTATATGTTAAAATGATCTATTTTGCCTTTTTCCTATAACCTATGATTAGTGTTCGAGTTCATGTTAGAGATCGATTACAGGATCTTCTGCAATCTTTATCTTGAGATATTTGGTGGAGTTGTTAGAAAAATGGGTCACAGGGACCTTCTACAATCTCtgttttagttattttatgTAGGGTGAATCTATTGTTTTAACCatgtttacattttttttaatgttcaaataaaataactacaTACAAGATAATATATATTGAGAACTCCACGTTCTCGATGAAgaagataatatatatattgttttaaCCATGTTtacattttgttttttaatgGATTATCCACACATCCAGAAATGGTATTGTCCAGTTTGAAGAAGATACCATATAAACCCTTATTCTATCAGTTCATCTAACTTCTGTTTGTTGTTTGCAGGATTATCACAGCCTTGGAAAACTTATAGGCAGACTAATTAGAACAATCTCAGCTACCATGGAAAATATCTGGTAGAATGTTTTATTCATTTGTACCATTTAAAATCATATGCTgtcaaactattttttttaatcttctcATCCATGAATTCACTTGATATATTGGTCTTGTTATGATTCAGGACAAGGGCAGAAGAAATAGTGAAGCTGATTAATAGTCCACAATATCCGCAGTCCATcagtataaaattatttgcaGAAaaggtttttattattttatctagtGGAACTTGTTACTGATTATAATCTTGAAGTTACTCATACTTACGGAGCACATTATTATTTCAGATTGTCTCCAACTGCACAAATCAAAGGAGCTCTAATGCCATATTCGCCGCCAGTCGTGTTGTTGTTATTGTGACATCTAAGGTACAATAT
It contains:
- the LOC130991307 gene encoding mRNA export factor GLE1-like; translated protein: MKLKLALYLEDEEIPYSEDSSVWSAPPVVVFPCDDSEDGGVTLGMQCHQLMDKAGLAEGAVYELTNELRLSITDAVRSKISSLEIELLNENEQFCSVTTEIEKYTELQQERETKLDLQYQRTIAQALDNYLGSVQRDYEYISQVEERRIRDDIAQRKEKAIQEEKIRQDRIKAQEEAKLKFEMAEIAKVGALEAEKKAAEEAAAKLASESLDTAPNAGKDSKEAPRPSVRNIIRASENALELEKRRQQIYEELSTKNKALNQDYHSLGKLIGRLIRTISATMENIWTRAEEIVKLINSPQYPQSISIKLFAEKIVSNCTNQRSSNAIFAASRVVVIVTSKIPLAMDIVIAELNRACTYTVPKHISYSEEAFRTKDDYFKAIGYMEVDGKIEGLDEYVERLSSYMKLYGALVQAEVGGFHNLHGTKEGWAWLARFLNTIPANLFTAVALDSFLGMAGYGMYCRYKNQFEKLLSTIARDYLSALQEGGGESRSAKVSKVKMSIRNYIESKQYMKEPEGLQLRSHLDSHVHC